The genomic stretch ccccgtctctactaaaaatatgaaaaattagctgggcgtggtggcgggcgcctgtagtcccagctactcgggaggctgaggcagaagaatggcgtgaacccgggaagcggagcctgcagtgagccgagatcgcgccactgcactccagcctgggcgacagagcgagactctgtctcaaaaaaaaaaccaaccaaccaaacaaacaaaaaaaaatttaaattagacgagcgtggcggcacatgcctgtggtcccagctactcggtaggatggggaggaaggatcgcttgagcctgggaggcaaaggttacagtaagccgagatcgctaCACTGctatccagcctaggcaacagagtaacatcctgtctcaaaaaaaaaaaaaaaaaaaaaaaaaaaaaaaaaaaaaaaaaagtggaggggGAGGCGCAGAGGAGTAAAAGGAGATAAAGAGACAATGAACTAGGACCCTGAGGAAGGGGCATGAGCCTGGTAAGGGGCAGGAACCCACAGGCAGAGGACATGAGCCCCAGTGAGCCCAGGGAATAGAAGTGGtggatgccaggcactgtggctggctcaggcttgtaatcccaacactttgggaggctgaggggaccggatcgcttgagcccaggagtttgaagccagcctgggcaacataatgagaccccatctctacaaaaaataccaaaaatagtcgggcacggtggtgtggtgtgcacctgtagtccagctgcttgggagactgaggtgggaggatcgcgtcagcccaggaggtggaggttgcagtgagccaagatcgcgccactgcactccagcctggacaacagagagagaccctgtctaaaaaaaaaaaaaaggccgggtgccgtggctcacgcctgtaatcccagcactttgggaggccgaggcgggcggatcacaaggtcaggaaatggagaccaacctggctaacacggtgaaactccatctccactaaaaagtacaaaaaattagccgggtgtggtggcgggcgcctgtagtcccagctactcgggagactgaggcaggagaatggcgtgaacccgggaggcggagcttgcagtgagcggagatggcgccactgcactccagcctgggggacaagagcgagactctgtctcaaaaaaaaaaaaaaaaaaaaaaaaaaagtgggtcgaggggtgggggtggggacattCATTCTAAGTTGGGAGGAATGAGCTTCTATAGGGAGCAGAGACCCTGAGCAGGAGTCCACTGAGATCTGTGATCTCCAACGGGGGTGGGGAAGGCTTGGCCTGAATGAGACAGAGGTTAGGAAGCACAGATCTTGCACGGAGTGGAGGTGGGCCGAAGGGAGCAACCAAGAGAGGGAGTTTGGGGACTCCAAATCCAAAAGCCTGGGTTTAGTGGAAGCGGGGCTACCTGGTCCAGGGGACTTAGAATGTGTACAGAAGCAGGGACCGTAAGTACAGGTCCTGAATCCAAGTGGAAGTTGGGGACCCAGTGATGCGGTGACCCGTGTCCTGGGAGTGGGGTGATATTTAACTCTCTAGTTCCCCGTTAGGCTGGGTCTTCGAAGCTACGTCTCAGTTTCCCTCTTATTTCCCCCTCTTCCCACCGGGCAACGCAGGCGGGGCCCCAGAGACCGTGAAGCAGAGCTTGCAAAGTGACCCCGTCCACCGAATTCCCCAAGCTGAGTGTTCGGCCATAGCCCTTTGGGACTACAATTCCCAGGAGGGCGCACGGCAGCGACGTCGGCGTCGGCTGCGTAAGCGTCCACGGCGGCGGGAGCGCCAGGGGCGTGTTCTGCCCGCGGATTGGCCGGAAGCAGGCTCCGCTTCGAGGCCCGCGGAAAACGCGCGCCGAGACCCGCTCCTGCGGTATTAGTTCTTGCAGCTGGTGGCGGCGGCTGAGGCGGCATGGATCTCAGCGAGCTGGAGAGAGACAATACGGGCCGCTGTCGCCTGAGTTCGCCTGTGCCCGCGGTGTGCCGCAAGGAGCCTTGCGTCCTGGGCGTCGATGAGGCGGGCAGGGGCCCCGTGCTGGGTGCGCCCTTAgggccagggaggggaggggcgtgGTACGGAGGATGCGGGAAACCGGAGTCGGGATTGCACCGCACCAGGGGAGGGGATGTGGTCGTGGTGATGGCACCTAAAGAAGCAGTGATGATAGAACAGGGATGAATGGCAACTTTCACGGGCTCAGTGATTGGACCCCGGCTGCCAGAAAACTGACACCCCTTCTCCCCAGGCCCCATGGTCTACGCCATCTGTTATTGTCCCCTGTCTCGCCTGGCAGATCTGGAGGCGCTGAAAGTGGCAGGTGAGCCCGAGGTGTTCGTCTGAGGAAGGGATTCCTGGGTATGTGCAGGGGCAGGTGAGAACTGAAAGGGGAGGGCAGGAACTGGGAGAACCAGCTGTTCCCCTTCTCTTCCAAACCTCCTCCCAGACTCAAAGACCCTGTTGGAGAGCGAGCGGGAAAGGCTGTTTGCGAAAATGGAGGACACGGACTTTGTAGGCTGGGCGCTGGATGTGCTGTCtccaaacctcatctctaccagcATGCTTGGGCGGTGAGAGGTCCCCGGGAGGGGCAGCCAGCATGGGCTGACCAAGCTTTGTTCCTAGAATGAGATTAACTGGGCTCTGTTCCCCACCACAGGGTCAAATACAACCTGAACTCCCTGTCACATGATACAGCCACTGGGCTTATACAGTATGCATTGGACCAGGGCGTGAACGTCACCCAGGTGAGTTAACTGTAAGTTGTCCCCATTTGGTCATCTCAGGATAAAATGGGGACAaaacaggagttcgagactgcagtgagccatgatcatgccacagcattccatcctgggtgacaaaggaagacccCCCAACCcaaaaatggaggcagggcgcagtggctcacgcctataatcgcagcactttgggaggccgcggcgggtagatcaccggaggtcaagagttcgagaccagcctgaccaacatggtgaaaccccgtctctactaaaaatacaaaaattagctggacgtggtggcagacgcctgtaatcctagctactcaggaggccgaggcaggagaatcgcttgaacccaggaggcagaagttgcagtgagccaagattgtgccattgcactccaacccgggcaacagagcaagaccctgtctcaaaaaaataaaaaataaactaaaaatgggaggccaggcacagtggctcacggctgtaatcccagtgcttcaggaggcttgaggcaggcagatcacctgaggtcaggagttgaagaccatcctggccaacatggtgaaacctcatctctactgaaaatacaaaaaattagcccagcatggtggcgggtgcctgtaatcccacctattggtgaggctgaggcaggagaattgcttgaacctgggaggcggaggttgcagtgaggtgagatcgcgccattgcactccaacctgggggacagagcgaaaaataaaaataaaaataaaataaaaaataaatgtgggcAAAAATGTGCAGTGTGCAGATTCAGCATCAGATACGTCTGGAGTGCCTCAGGCATATTCATTGCTACTGTTGATTTCGTGCTCCTGTTTCTGCCCTAAATGTGTGCCACACTGAGGACCACAGTGTAGCCCCTAGTCCCATCTCCATCTAATCTCTCCCTCATCCTAAAGGCTCAGTCTCCATAACAAATCCCACATGTGTCTACCTGCCACCTCTGTCCTAGCCCAGGACACCCCCCACTCCCTGGACACCTGCTGAGTGTCTTCTCTTGTCCCTCACCCTCCTATCCCTTCCAATCTGTGCCCCATGCAGCAACAGAAGGTAGTCTTTTTGAAATGCACATCTCGACATTTAGTTTTCCGATCACAGTGGAAATTAAATCAGGAAAATTCACAGTCGAGTGGGGCAGAATTACATTAAATTACcagagaaaaacataaatcagCATTGCCTCAAATGCTCTCAATGAAAGAACGGACCGTTCTGAGAGAATAACAAGGCAGAATAACCTCGACGTAGGAATTgtatgctgggtgtggtggctcatgcctgtaatcccagcactttgggaagctgaggtgagcaaattggttgaggccaggagttccagaccagcctgggcaacatagcgaggctccatctccacaaaaagaagaagaaaggaattatAGCAAGGGAGACCTTGCTGAGGAGGGACCTGAGGACCAGGCCCAAATGCAGAGCTGGTGATACAGTAACTGGCGTAGACAGACAAGGGCCCTACCCGTAGGGGTTCACGGCCTAGCCTGGGCAGAAAGATGGTCAGCTggaggttgggtgcagtggctcacgcctgtaatcccagcactttgggaggccgaggcgggcggatcatcaggtcaggagtttgagaccagcctgaccaacatggtgaaaccccatctctactaaaaataaaaaaaataaaaataaaatatgaaagatggTCAGCtggtaaacaaaaaataaaggttGTTTCTGAAAACAGTACTGCTGTGGAGATACCACTTTCCCCCAGCAGCTCTTGGACCCTCTGTTCGGTGCTGCAGCCAAAGGCCCCCATGCATGGGCCCAGCATCATGAACCTGGTCCCAGCTCAGGGCCTTTGTACTGGCTGTTCTCACACCTAGAGCCctcttccccagatctctgcacAGTTCACTTCCTCACCTCCTTCAAGCCTTTATTCACCACTACACCtacctaactttttattttttgtagaaacagggtctccatatgttgcccaggttggtctcaaccacctgccctcaagcaatcctcccactttggcttcctaaagtgttgggattacaggcttgtgctaaCACACTCTACCAATTTTTTTCTAGTGTTTTCTGCCACGTCAGTTCCTAGAACAGTATGTGGCATGCAGTAGGTGCTAAATAAGTTAGAGTAAAAGCAGCGTGATCAGAGAAAGCCTCTTCAGGAGgtgagttttttctttgttttattttattgtatttattttatgtttttataaagatggggtctcactgtgttgccaagcctggcctcaaactcccaggatcaagcgatcctcccgcctcagcctcccaaagtgctgggatcacaggcctgaaCAACTTTGCCTGGCCTAGGAGGAGATGTTCGAGTTGAAATCCCTGATTGATCCATCCTGGGGATGTGCTGGAGAAGAGGATTCTGGGTAGCAGGAAGAACGTGCCAGGGCTGTGAGGCTAGAGCATTGGTACAGTTGTTTGTTCAAGTAATATGTGTCTGTTGCTGTGGCAGGTATTCGTGGACACCGTAGGGATGCCAGAGACATACCAGGCGCGGCTGCAGCAAAGTTTTCCCGGGATTGAGGTGACGGTCAAGGCCAAAGCAGATGCCCTGTACCCGGTGGTTAGTGCTGCCAGCATCTGTGCCAAGGTCAGTACCCTACTAGCCATGGCTGGCTTCCACCGTCCCACTATATAGGGGCCAGGCATGGCCaccaaagggaaggagggagattcCGGGTGCCTGTCTTGCCCACAGGTGGCCCGGGACCAGGCCGTGAAGAAATGGCAGTTCGTGGAGAAACTGCAGGACTCGGATACTGATTATGGCTCAGGCTACCCCAATGGTGAGCAGACACATGACCATGGTACTAATGTTGAAATGGCCAGGGCTGAGCACActtctgaggttttctttttttcctttctgtcatttatcattttattttgcttattttttgtttttatttgttatttttgtttattttttgagacggagtttcactcttgttgcccaggctggagtgtaatggtgcgatctcggctcactgcaacctccacctcctggcttcaagcgattctcctgcctcagcctcgcgagtagctgggattacaggcatgtgccaccacacccagctaattttgtgtttttagtggagacgagttttctccatgttggtcaggctggtcttgaactcctgactcaggggatctgcccggctcagcctcccaaagtgctgggattacaggtgtgagccgccgtgcccagcctattttttgtttttatagagatggggtcttgtcatgttgcccaggctggtctcaaattcctggagtcaggcagtcctcccactttggtctttcaaagtgctgggattacagccatgagccaccacccctggccctttttttcttctttttttaaagagatgggatctccctatgttgcccagcctggtcttgaattcctgggcttaagtgatcctcctgccttggactcccaaatagctaggattacaggtgtgaactactgtgcctggctagagGTTTTCTAAATTGCTCTGGTCACCCTACTCCACAGTGAAAGAGGCCAAGTGTTAGACAGTGGTGCCATTTGTTTATGGCCACACAGCCAGTGAGTGATGGAGCTGGATTCCAGGCCATAGGATTGCTGCTGTCTTCCCCGCTTCCCACTTTGCTGTCTTTCTGGAGCCCCAGTGATGGACTGAGACCCAAGGTGGGCATTTGTCCCTTTGTTAAGGGGAAggggaccaggcgtggtggctcatgcctgtaatcccagcactttgggaagctgaggtaggagaaccgcttgagtcctcgagttcaagaccagcctgggcaacatagcgagacccccatctctataaaaaatttaaaaaattagccagttatagtggtgcccacctgtagtaccagctactctggaggaggaggctaaggtgggtgggttgcttgagcccaggagttgcaggctgcagtgagctatgattatgccactgcactccagccttggtgacaagatGAGatcttgtgtcaaaaaaaaaataatgttagccaggtgtggtggctcacacctgtaatcccaggactttgggaggctgaggcgggtggatcctttgaggtcaggagttctagaccagcctgaccaacgtggtgaaaccccatctctactaaaaatacaaaattagctggacgtggtggcacacgcccgtaatcccagcgactcgggaggctgaggcaggagaattacttaaacctgggaggtggaggttgcagtgagccgagatcgcataattacactccagcctgggaaatgagcaaaactccatctcaaaataataataataataataataataataataataataatatttaatgacaggctgggccaggtggctcatgcccgtaatcctagcattttaagagacagaggcaggtagatcatgtgAACTCAGGaattcacgaccagcctgggcaatatgacaagaccccatctctacaaaaaatacaaaaattaggtgtggtggtgcacacctgtagtcccagctacttgggaggctgaggtgagaggatggcttgagcctgggaggcaggggttgcattgagctgtgataatgtcactgcactccagcctgggtaatagagcgagaccctatctcaaaaaaataaaaaggctgggtgtggtgttcacacctgtaatcccagcactttgggaggctgaggtgggtggatcacctgaggtcagggtgagaccagcctgcctgtccaatatggtgaaaccccgtctctactaaaaatacaaaaattagccaggtatggtggtgggtggctgtagtcccagctacttgggaggctgaggcaggagaattggttgaacctgggaggtggaggttgcagtgagccgagatcgcaccattgcactacagcctgggtgacagagcaagactccatttcaaaaaataaataaataaaattaaaatgtttaatgacTTGTTCTTGGAGGTCAAGGAGATGTCTCAGAGGCAGTCTCCCTGCACTGCCCTTTTAGCAGCTCTTGGCCAGGTAAAGGTCCTGTGGCAAGAAGGTGCTTCAGACCATAGGAGGTGCCCCAGGTACTCAGCAGGAAGCCTTAGAAGAGCGGcaaggaggccgggcgtggtggctcatgcctgtaatcccagcactttgggaggccgaggtgggtagatcacgaggtcaagcaattgagaccatcctggccaacatggtgaaacctcgtcactactaaaaacacaaaatgtagctgggcgtggtggcatgcgcctgtagtcccagctacttgggaggctgaggcgggacaatcgcttgaatccgggaggtggaggttgcagtgagctgagatcgcgccactgcactccagcctggctacagagtgagactccatctcaaagaaaaaaaaaaagagtggcagGGAGCTTGAATGTTATGGTGCAACTTGGACTGTCACCATTGCCCACCCTACC from Pan paniscus chromosome 20, NHGRI_mPanPan1-v2.0_pri, whole genome shotgun sequence encodes the following:
- the RNASEH2A gene encoding ribonuclease H2 subunit A; the protein is MDLSELERDNTGRCRLSSPVPAVCRKEPCVLGVDEAGRGPVLGPMVYAICYCPLSRLADLEALKVADSKTLLESERERLFAKMEDTDFVGWALDVLSPNLISTSMLGRVKYNLNSLSHDTATGLIQYALDQGVNVTQVFVDTVGMPETYQARLQQSFPGIEVTVKAKADALYPVVSAASICAKVARDQAVKKWQFVEKLQDSDTDYGSGYPNDPKTKAWLKEHVEPVFGFPQFVRFSWRTAQTILEKEAEDVIWEDSASEDQEGLRKITSYFLNEGSQARPRSSHRYFLERGLESATSL